One Heyndrickxia oleronia genomic window, TATCAGTAACCCTCTGCCCTGTGACTGATTGATTGCTTGAATCAGATGTTCCCAGGATCACACCATTACTATCTATAAGGCGAATTTCCTCTATATCGTTCGTTTCATTATCAGATAGTATTTTATGAATTTTACTGGACATATCTTCATTGGTATTATTGTCACTTTTCATTGCTTCACGAATTAAATATTCTAGACTCTTTACCCGACCTTCAATTGAACTCGTGAAGTTTTGTTGTAGCTTTTCTTCCAATTTGTTAACAAAGTAAACCCCAATAATTTCCATAGAAATTAATATAAGCAAAATAAAGATTAATACAAATTTCAAATGTATTGACTGAAAGAATCCAACCTTTTTCATTCCATTACTCCTGTTCAGGATTGCGTAAATAATAGCCTACTCCTCGTCTTGTTACAATCCATATTGGGTGACTTGGATTATCCTCAACTTTTTCCCTTAAGCGTCTTACAGTTACGTCGACTGTACGTACATCGCCATAATAATCATAACCCCAAACTGTTTGAAGCAGGTGTTCCCTCGTCATTACTTGACCAATATGCTGGGCTAAGTAATATAGCAGCTCAAATTCACGATGAGTTAATTCAATTGTTTCGCCACGTTTTGACACAATATAAGCATCAGGATGAATCACTAATGATCCAATCGCTATCTCGCTACTCTTTTCCTCTTCTTCAGTTTGAGTAGCTACCTGCTGATGTCTTCGTAAATTTGCTTTCACACGTGCAATTAATTCTCTTGTACTAAAAGGCTTCGTTACATAATCATCAGCTCCGAGCTCTAGTCCAATAATCTTATCAATTTCAGAGTCCTTGGCAGTCAGCATAACAATTGGCATCTCATACTTTTTGC contains:
- the yycF gene encoding response regulator YycF, translating into MDKTILVVDDEKPIADILQFNLKKEGYTVHCAYDGDEAIKMVEELNPDLLILDIMLPKRDGIEVCREVRKKYEMPIVMLTAKDSEIDKIIGLELGADDYVTKPFSTRELIARVKANLRRHQQVATQTEEEEKSSEIAIGSLVIHPDAYIVSKRGETIELTHREFELLYYLAQHIGQVMTREHLLQTVWGYDYYGDVRTVDVTVRRLREKVEDNPSHPIWIVTRRGVGYYLRNPEQE